The Peromyscus leucopus breed LL Stock chromosome 4, UCI_PerLeu_2.1, whole genome shotgun sequence genome segment acaaatgacttcaaaaatacaataaatacataaaatgtaaaaacttaGCTATCTTAAATATGCACACGCAGAGGAAATATACATAGGATTCACAACTAACTCGTTCGGCATCTACTACATGTCTTAAAATACATTCCCCATGAATTATGGAAGGCCAGTACATACACTAAGTCCCCTCAGTGActcaccaagcctgatggtgATCTTGGGAAGCCCCCAAATACTACCCATTATAACCAATTAACATATACGTACGTATATAATAGctataaaaatattcatgtgCTTTTTAACAGAGTAAATCCCCTCTGAGAAAGGATCCTCCCAAGTGACAAAGTATATGCACTATTTCTAAAGctagaaaaataattcaattgCTCATAGCAATCCAATTGATAAAAGATAGAATAAATCACACTACATTAATAGAAGGAGTAATTACACCAGCATTCACAAATCACCATTCTTAAGGCAACTGGAGCTGATATAAATGCCAGTGAAACAAGACATATTTGTAtggtttggtggtggtgttttgacAACCATGTCAACCACTTTCATTAGAATCCTAGATAAATGAACCAAAACTTATATTTAGATGATTAAAAATGGCCTATTTTCTAGAAACCTAACTTTGTCTTTACTAGTTTAGCTGAAAATACCTCTTAGATTCTTCTCTTCTCTAGATACCCCCTTTTCTAATCATCTATATACCAGTTACAGCAAAAAACTTACCATGAATCTTTCTAATTTCTAGTCCAAGGCAATCTCTATACATGTCCGCTGACTTCTGCAGCCGTTTCAATCTCTCTTCATTAGCTTTGTTAGCAGTAGAAATGGCTACAATTTAAAAAGCGTTAGATATCTCAGGTAACTCTCAGTTTAAGGCTTAttgaattaattttaagaaaCTTGAAAACTACTAAAAAACTATGCCAGGCATATCCATCTGTTTATATTTATTCAGTTTCTAACTAACAAATAACAAAAGGGGTTTCTGttcaagatgaaagaaaaaatatagctTGAGATACAGAAATCAGGCCAGGGACTTGTATAACTAGCCTAAAAAAAGATttcactattattattgttgcttgTTGTGGATGTTTGCTAGCTAGACAAATAAATACTAATTGCTTCATGGGAAAGATATTTTACTCTAGGCATAACTGCTTCCCATGAGAATTCAGCCTTATTTCATGCTGGTTtacaattattttaaagttaacaaGTAAGTCTAACTAATAGATGGCAGATGAGAAGTATAAGTGCACAATTTAGTCTTGGATGAGAACTCTGTAAAAGAAAGCACTAACCAAACTGCTATTTCCAAGAGATCTGAAGAGTTTGTAGGCCAGTAAATTTCCTTTCTCAATAAAGCATTTATTTGAATATGAAAGTTTTTACAGAAAGGGTCTTTGTAGTATGAGTGTTTATAAACCAGACAGAGATTAAGAATCTTTTTTATACTTTCagttttacacatacacacacaccccacatggattttccttctttttacctCCTATTACCCTGTCTTATCTTTCTCCTACTGAAACCCTGCTTCTTCCCAACAGGGCCCTCCcttttcccccccccccccactttcacGTCCTGCATTTGCCACTTGCCAAGGTTAAGGGAGTTTCCTGCAGGAGCAAGGGCTGAGTTATCAGCAGTTACTCCACTGAGACAGCCAACACTGTTAGCAGTTCTGTGAGGGCAGGGTCTCCCTAGCCAACACTGTCAGCAGTCCTGTGAGGGCGGGGTCTCCCCAGCCAACACTGTTAGCAGTTCTGTGAGGGCGGGGTCTCCCTAGCCAACACTGTCAACAGTAGTCCTGTGAGGGCGGGGTCTCCCTAGCCAACACTGTCAACAGTAGTCCTGTGAGGGCGGGGTCTCCCCAGCCAACACTGTCAGTAGTCCTGTGAGGGCAGAGTCTCCCCAACACTGTCAACAGTCCTGTGAGGGCGGGGTCTCCCCAGCCAACACTGTCAGCAGTCCTGTGAGGGCGGGGTCTCCCCAGCCAACACTGTCAGCAGTCCTGTGAGGGCGGGGTCTCCCCAGCCCACACTGTCAGCAGTCCTGTGAGGGCGGGGTCTCACGGGCTCTTCGTCCTCTCATATGTTGACTGACCCAGCTTACGCAGGGAACCACGGCTGCTGAGAATTCAGAGCGCCCTGGCCATGTCATGTCCATGCCCTGGCCATGTCATGTCCATGCCctggccatgtcatgtccaggaAACTGTTTCACAGTACTCCTCCCCAAGCTCTGGGTCTTCCATTCCTtgtgatgctccctgagcctcgGCAGGAGGAGGGTATGTGGGATTAGACGACCCTTTTAGGGACAAGCACTGCAGCCACACAGTCTCTGTACTCTCACCAGTTGTGAGTCTGCGCACTAACTGCCTGGCAGAGATTTTATGGGCCGTTTGTTGAATCCTTTTAAGTCCTTCAAAGGATTCTTCAATACAGGTACAGCATGGtaagcatgcctataatcccagcactcaggaggtggaagcaggaggattgtccaAAGGCATCCTTCATTACAAACTTGAGGCCTGTCCAGACTACATAAGATACTAAATGGCTTTGTCCAATTTCAGTTACAACCAGAGTAATAATGACATGAGGGTTGGGTTGTAACTGAAATTCAACAAAGCCTTTTAAGTAAAACAATcgtctcaaaaagaaaaccaaggccACTTGGTTGATTAAGTGACACCTAGCAGAGATGCTGGGCTGGCTGTGCCCTCAAGTGTTATCCATTTATTTAGACATGAAGTAGAGCCAGCAAGATGCATACAGCCGTGAACCATCCTGCCTTTGAAATTCAGCCAACTATTTTAAATGTAACCACAAACTCACTTTCCTTCTTCCTAGAATATTCTTCCTTGAGGTCCTGGATATTTGCTGTCAGCACTTCcaattcctgcttcttgtcttttACTTCATCAATCATCTTTAACAggttatctttcttttcttgaataAGCTTATTCTGCTTACAGAGCTCTGTAAGAAACAAATGGCATTAAAAATACATACGGCCTACTCTGACCtataactaagaaaaacacaaaaagcacTGCCTTTCCTAAGACTAAcagattctttttctattttgttttgaagacagagcCTGTGtaaacctaggctggcctccaactcactatgtagcaaaggctggcctcagactcataatCCCTCGGCCTCTATCTCCCTAGCATAAAGAGTACTTTGATTGATAAATATATTGAatgactcaaaaaaataaatgttaaaagagaATCTGCTTTAtttgttgtctttaaaataaaaaatgattctaaaattaAGAAAACCAAATTAATTGACAAAATAGGAAATGAGAAGACCATGACCCCTGTAGTTCCAAATAAGTGTATAAGTAAAGCCAACCACAGAAGATAGCCCAACTCTACAAGAAAGCTTTTCATGGTACTTTGCAGAAAGAGCTAATTCTAATGCCTTGAAAGTTTTTCTGGAATTTactaaagacagaagaaaatggtGATAAGATCAGCAAATCTTACAAGGTTAGCATAATCCTGAAACTAAAACACAGCAGACATTACCATGTCTCCACTCACAgctagttttatttaaaatacagtgaCAGCACCCAAGAGATGACTCGGGAGGGAATGGTGTTCACTGCCAAGcccactgagttcaatcccacatGGTGAAAAGGGAACTAATTCCTGTAAATTGTCTGTTTACCTCCGACATGCACCACGGCACTTAtaaatgtgtatgcacacatgtatacacacacaaacagctgTACACAAAAAGGTGTCATAAAGCCTAATAACTACTAACATATGGGACTTGGGGTATAACTCaggtggtagagctcttgcctaccATGTAGGAAGccttggatttgatccctagcaccccataaactgggtatgatggtgcacacttgtaaccccagcactcgagggagaggcaggaggtcatcctccactacacAGAAAGTTACACATCCACAAATATTTGGGTAGTACAAATCAGTCTTGAAggtttggaaaaaagaaaagttggggAGAGAAGCAGGTGTGAATCTgaggagagctgggggagggggtaagTATGACCCCAAACTATTATACAAAACtctcgagggaaaaaaaaattcagggacttagaaagatggcccagcggttaagggcacttgtgttcttgtagaagacctgaattcagttcctaggaCCAACATGGAGGctaacaaccatttgtaactttatttccaagggatctgatgccctctttgggccCACAAGGGCACTGAATGAATGTATTACACACATAATACTTGCAGGAAATATACCCATACacgtaaaacaaaaacaaatatatatataaacaatccACTAAAAGTAAATATGGTTAGATACAATGaagataaaatattagcaaaatgtATCATATAAGCAGGTACTGGGAAAACATGTTATATATAAATGAAGTACCTACTCTtcctactgaattttttttattgtactagAGTTAAACCCAGGCTCTCAAAAATGCTAACCAAACACTCCATACCCCCAAACTACACCCCCAagcccttttaaaatttttatcctgtgacagggtcttactgagttgctcaaactggccttgaactttcaatgcTCCTGTGACAGCCTTCCAAGTAGTATAGGTAGGTGCCTCTGTGCCAACTCTGCCACTATTTCTTAAACTATATAGAGgggtctgtagcatgaatcttaaaaggtcttattaataaaatcaaacctgaggccagttattggggtgaatgctggaagatcagagaagcagaacaagccacagcttcctcacctggccaattcctcagctgatcctgtttcctcggactggaagcttctgagtcctcatccaaatggatctcagctgaactgtgctgctcaaagcctgaaagcttaaccagccaaaaagcttctagtttctggtcctcacgccttatatacctttctgctttctgccatcactccctgggattaaaagctcacttcttgggattaaaggtgtgtgtcaccgcactttgctgtttccaatgtggccttgaactcacagagatccagagggatttctgcctctggaatgctagaattaaaggcgtgagtgacaccattttctagcctctgtatctagtggctgttctgtctctgacccaagataagtttattagggtgcacaatattttggggaacacaataccaccacaggggtcCACATTTTTAACATGGCAAAAACAAATTATCATCTACAACTACACAATAATCCACATGAAGAAAACAGTCTCTGTAGAGAAAGAACTACAACTTGTTTCAAACACATAGCTGAGCTGGATTCTAGATGACACTGTTCTTCTAAACACTACTAAGGTATCAGAACTTCCCAGAGTCTAGACATTACTGCGGGCTCAGACCATCTGACAAGAATAGCCAGTAAATCCATCTGACAATACACAGGTGAGAATAAGGAGCTGTGACAGACCTTATTAAACTAACAAGGAACAGAACTGCCCTGTAAGACACAGTACTCCCAGTGGATAGATACACCTGACCCCAGTACTAAAGTACTAAAGAACTAATATGCAACTCAGAGAAACAAGGACCCTGGAAGCAATTGTGGTGTATTTAGGAAGTTAGTAtgacaagaaaaatataaacccAGCATCAAGAGGATAGATTACTCTCTTTAAGCAGTGCTGGAGTCGAAATAAATCCTGAACTTACTAAATacttaaaagacaaaatgaaatctTATAAAATCAGAAAAGTAGCGTCTATAGgtacaaaattacaaaattaactATGAGGGCAAAAGAtctgattttaaaacaaatcaaagagAAAGGCTACAAAATTCAACATACAGGTAAAATAATTCACATCTGACTCAAATGAATATAAAAGTACTGAATGCTATGTCCCTTGCTAAATACCTCATAGTTATATAATTTATTCAAGGCTAGGGTACTATTACAGaagtctctctcttttaaaaacaagggTAAGGAGAGTGTGGcagtgcctgtaatcctagcactcagcaaGGTGAGGCTACAAGACTAAGAAGGAAGACCACAAGtcctaggccagtctgggctataaagAAAGTGATGTCCCATCTCAATCAACCAAACCACCAAAGAAAACCTCTCACAAAAACCCAGTAAGAGAACCTACATGTCTTAAAGTTGTGAGGACTGAGTTAAAATGTGCAAACAGCTTAGACTGTGGGAACTAAGGGttagttattaaatattctgCAACTTATTAAATCACGCTCTTCAGAGCCTATACCCACATGGCATGCATTCCATTATCACTGCAAGtattacaatatattttaacattttaactaTGGTCTCCCTGTCTTTATCTCTACTAAAATCTAAGAGTATACCTTATGCAGTTTCCTTAATCCAGGGCAAGAGCAATCAAATATTCAAAATGTTCTTTGACCTTAGATAAACTGTTATTTCTGTTcaaccacagtgtgtgtgtgtgtgtgtgtgtgtgtgtgtgtgtgtgtgtctgtattcacACTGTGTGTTTTGCAAGGGTTTTCCAGTTTAAGTGTTTAAAACATGGTGTCCCTAAACCAAATGTCTCTATGGAAGTCTGACCCATGGTCCCAGGTTTATGGCTTATGTATGAGGATTCAATAAAAGATACAGATCCAGTATTGAAATATCTGGAGAGCTATAGAAATGAGAGGTAAAGAGTGGTGGTTATTAGAACATTAACCAGACCCCAAAGTCCCAAGAAACTCCAGGTTCCTTGGCTGGGATTTCCAATgtgaaaacaaacttttttttaaaggctagCCTTTacacataagcatacacatacactgcttaattaaaaaaagacagaatacaTTATACAATGATGTCATTCATATAGCATTCAAATATAATACTGAAAaaattcatggtactggaaggtgtAAAGATATTCAACTTTAAGCTGGTGACGAGAATAGGATTttgatgcatgtgtgtatgcatgtatgtgaatgtatgaaCACTTACTACACTGTCTCATTTGTGTGAAGGTTTCACGATAAGGACATTCAATCTAAAAACTGATCTAGTAGTTTTTCACATACGATTTTGATATTCCAGAAACGTCTCGaccatcttttcttcttccttcagttTCAAAGACAGCTTTTCTGCAAGGCAAATTACAATAGGAAATTTCAACTCCACTGAAGTGACAGTAGAAAGTAAATAAGAACGGCAAAATGAGCCGGTTGGGAGTTAAGTGCGGTACCTGAAAGCGCTCTAATGGAGTCCTTGAAGGCATCCCTAAGACCCAGCACCTGACTAGGATTATCACTGAGGCCGTTTCTGAACTTATCTCCAAATTCATTTATGCTTTTCTCGAAGAGTGCCAGTTCGTCTTCCAACATTGTGCAAGGCACTGCAAAACAGAGCACACACAGAATTGTTACTGACACCAAACAAGCCACATATTCTAATCGAGTATATGCCCACAGTTTGGCTTTGCTACGGAACGAACGGTTAGTGATTCTACAGTTCAGTCAGCATAATGGCAGAcaataattccagcatttagaagctggggcaggaggatcaggagttaaaggtcaTCTTCAGCAAAATCCACGCCCAGCCTGAAATACCTGAGAGcttgtttaaataaattaaaaacagcagggcatggtggcgcacacctttcgtcccagcactaaagaggcagaggcaggagggtatctgagttcaaggttagcctggtcaatatagagagctccaggacagaccctgtctttaaaaaaaaaaaaaaaaaattaaacaacaaaacccatcaaCAGTCCGGTAGTTAGCAACAGGATAACTCCAGCCACTTGGGCTTAAGTGTGGTGAAAGAGCATCAGTCTATTCTGAGCGTAGCATGAAGGGAGGTGAGGAAGGGAAAAACAGTATCAAAATACGTTGTGTGACCCTTCCAAGTCATTTTTAACAGGACCTGGTGTCAGTCAACTTGTAAGCATCTAATCGCAAGCAAGGAGACCCTAAGAAGTTGGGGGACCCAccgtctccttttttttttttttttttttttgcactagaCCCCTGGCGGATGaggtgggagggggcggggaggcggGGACCAGACGGACGGATGACGCAACCCGAACCCCGCGGCCAACAGCGGAGGCCCACGTTCCAACACACGGCGGCAGGCCCAGGCCCCCTTTCCCTCACCGCACGCCAGCGGCGAGCCCCACAGCCCTTCGGAAAGGCTCCCCGACCTGGGCGGCCAGGAACGCCACCGTCTTCACCCCAGACCCGACGGTCCGGCAGGAACCAGCCAGCCGCTCCTCAGTCGCGCAGACTTTCGATTTCAAACTCTGGACCGCTGCTACCCGCCAGTCTACTTGCCTTCTGATTGGCTGGCAGCACAGGCTCCCCTTGCAACGATTGGTTGATATCGACCTGGGGGATTCTCGCGGACAACTATGGAGCAGGGCATTCTGGGGTTCGTAGTTTTTGTCTTAGACAGACTCGGGACTGGGTCTGTCCTGAGACAGCAAGAGGGACTTGccacaggaggaagaaaaatgtaaaaattgaaaTCGAACTGCATTCTTTTATGGAATATATACCCCACTTTTTGTACTCATTTAATTTTGGAAATGACAAAATATTCCTGAACTGACTCCAGTTATGATTGATTAGGCAGCAACATCCTGAAAGTTACCAAACTATTTACCAAAACTTACTCTTTGAACTTCCCAAGCTTCTCTAACATTGCTTTATCTTgagtattttacttatttaatttctctgtttgtgtgtgtttacgtaagagggcatcggatcctctggaacagttgtgagccactggcaATCAAACTCCACTAGTCTACAGGAACAGCAGGCACCCTTCACCCTGAGCCATCAAGGCCAGTcagatgttgatttttttaaaacctactGGTCACAAGAACAATATGCTCCCGGATCTTGCAgaacttcaaactgaatgggacCAGAACACTACCAAAGTAACCCGTGCTCCTTGAAAATAGACAGGTAGAAGacaccaagatattttaaaacacatactttaaatataataacaataataaagattGTAAACTAGGATTTGTTGGAAGCAAACTTCCACGGGGACGCGAACTTTACAGATGAAACAGACTTGCTATTTGCATCCCTCTTtgtaaaactgagaaaaatagGGAATTGAGAATACATCCTCTAAAGACAGGGAACTAGAGATGGTCaatattgaaaaattaatttattaattttttcatcttATATTCTGacattgtttttgaaaataaCTCCCTGCTTGAATTTAAGAGGTCTTCACCACACTGCTGTTTCCTTTAAGCATCCAAACACCAGCTACAAGATTATGGTATCTCAGGAATTCCAGATTTGGGCCATTTAAACTCAAGAACTGAAAATCAAGACTTAGAAATCATGGCAAGTTATCATCATTTAGCACAACACAGTGTGTCTCTGAAAGTCAGTTTCTTGCCTGGGACCGGTTATTAACAATTTGGTCActttgctgaggacctgggttgcgttcccagcacccaagtgtcTCCATGGACACTGACACTCACGTGTACATATGGCTCCCCCAGAAACAcaattttgattgtttgtttgatgtgtacgggtgttttgcctgcatgtatgactgtgccATGTGAGTACatagtgcccttggaggtcagaagagagcatcagatccctggttctgcagttacagacagtgagttaccatgtgggagctagaaattgaacccaggtcctctggaaatgcagccagcgctcttaaccactgaactatctctccaaccccacaaacacaattttttttaaattataaattatcttaaagattttaaaaattagatcgATAGAGTGCTGTGAAAGGCCTTTAATTTTGAATGCTGCTGCAATAACATCTGGTTTTAGATATGTGGCAACATTTACCTTACATTTTACATCTTGGGTGTCTTGGGTCTTCAGCTGAAGGAGCGATAATGCTTGCACTGGGCTTTGTGCTGACAATGGAGATTCAAGGACGGTGCTTACTGGAGCCCTGGGCCTGCTCACCTTTCACCACTCTTCAGTTGACCGTTGAGTGATGAGATTCTCCATGTCCGAGGAATCTGGACTGAGAAAGAGATTGCCTTTAGCAATGTAAGGTCTTGGAGTGACTTACTCTAGGATGACCACTGTTTCTTTGTGGGAATTAGGGAGGTTGAGTTGTTTCTTTATTTGATcatactgtgtagtccaggctagctttggTAACTctcccttccacccccaccccaccccctgccccacgACCTCTCACTCCCTCTCTTTATGTTTTTACCTTACTCAATTTTGGACCTGTAGCCTGGCCCAtttcaggcaagcactctactctATATctccagtcctcctcctcctcttctcctcctcctcctccttttttatttaaagacagtcttactatgttgctcaggctgatcttgtaatcctcctgcctcagcctcctgagtagcccGGGCTTCTGACCTTGATCTCTGTTCTTCctttgccttagcctcctgagtgcttgagatgtgtgtgtgtacatcatcATGCCTAGCCATAACCACTGATGTTTTGTCAAGGCTCCTTTTCAACTAAAGTATGAGAAAGAAATTGCTATCATTTGTCAAATTTTTCATATCAGGAAGACTGGATAGAGAAAAATATCCCTCCATCCCCGCCGCTCATCCCAGGGACTAGCTTTCTGAGTCTTTGAAAGGAGAAAAGCAGAACACTTCTGTCACTTCCCATGAACACTGTCATCATCCCCATCACTGTATTTATATACCATTCATTTCAACCCAAGCAGGATTTATTGTGAATCTCTTAAGTCATGAGTTGAACTGAGTGCTGCCTTCTCTGGAATAGATATGGTCTGGGACCCAGGTGGTTTCTTCAGGATGGTGAGAAAAAGATATTACATCTTCCAGTGTGGAAATGTTCCTATGGGTCAGTTTGACAGAGCCTTGTTCAGCagattagtcagggttctccagaggatTAGAACCAACAGCATAGAAATACAGCCATGAAAGTGGAGTAATGGCCAGGCATcatgtcacatgcctgtaatctagcacttgggaggcagaggcaaggtgatctctgtgagtttaagctcagcctggtctacatgaattccaggccagccagtgttaCATGGTGAGATTctttctcaacacacacacacacacacacaccacacacacacacacacacacacacacacgatttcaCTAGACTCTTTCATCTTCTatgtttaaaagtgaaaaaaaaaaaaaaggatttcctGAGCCCCCAGCATGGTGGTTTGATGAAGTCACTAAGAATTCTCCCCTACAAAAGAAACATTGAAAGTTATAAAAAATAGCAATCATTTCAGGGCCCTGGAAATTGAGTGAAAGGCTCACAGCAAACTTTattcatggggtggggggagggagcttcctaaaatacatgctACATGAAAGAAGCTAGATGCGAAGGAATATATATTATGTGGTTGAACTTATATGACATTATCAGAAAATGAAGATCCACCCAGAAGACAGTTGGGTGGCTGTGgggaccagcagcagcagctattGGCTGCCAGAGGACACACAGGAGCCTTCTAGGTGACAGAGATGCAGTAAATCTAGGTTATGGTGATTGATTACAACTCTATAAATTTGCTAAAAACTATTGAATTGTGTATTTAAAACAATTACACTAATAAATTACTCAATTAGAAAGAAGG includes the following:
- the Spc25 gene encoding kinetochore protein Spc25 → MLEDELALFEKSINEFGDKFRNGLSDNPSQVLGLRDAFKDSIRALSEKLSLKLKEEEKMVETFLEYQNQLCKQNKLIQEKKDNLLKMIDEVKDKKQELEVLTANIQDLKEEYSRKKETISTANKANEERLKRLQKSADMYRDCLGLEIRKIHGDKLQFIFTSIDPKNPESPYMFSLSLNEARDYEVSDCSPHLECLAEFQEKVRKTNNFSAFLANVRKAFIATVYN